In Devosia sp. 1566, a single genomic region encodes these proteins:
- the murA gene encoding UDP-N-acetylglucosamine 1-carboxyvinyltransferase: MDRIRLVGGNELRGEIPISGAKNAALPLMIASLLTDEPLVLQNVPRLADVKQLERILENHGVDIAVHGRRRGEEDAVGQRMTFLAADIVDTTAPYDLVSKMRASFWVIGPLLARCHEARVSLPGGCAIGTRPVDLFLFGLKQLGASIDIDDGYVVARAPKGGLRGAHIVFPKVSVGATHTILMAATLAKGTTVIENAAQEPEITNVAECLVAMGADITGIGTRTLTVVGVDKLHGATVDVIPDRIETGTFAMATAMTGGDVLLRGARAEHLQSALGILGQTGSEIIIEDKGIRVRRNGNGIQPVDVETDPFPGFPTDLQAQFMALMTMSTGVSKIRETIFENRYMHVAELARFGADIHVDGQVATITGKSQLKGAQVMATDLRASVSLVIAGLAARGETVVNRIYHLDRGFERLEDKLSRCGAEIERIAG; the protein is encoded by the coding sequence ATGGATCGCATTCGTCTGGTCGGCGGCAATGAACTGCGGGGCGAAATCCCCATCTCGGGCGCGAAAAACGCCGCCTTGCCGCTGATGATCGCCTCGCTGCTGACCGATGAGCCGCTGGTGCTGCAAAATGTGCCGCGCCTGGCCGACGTCAAGCAACTCGAGCGTATTCTCGAGAATCACGGCGTCGATATTGCCGTGCATGGCCGCCGCCGCGGCGAGGAAGACGCTGTTGGCCAGCGCATGACGTTCCTCGCGGCAGATATCGTCGACACCACGGCCCCCTACGACCTCGTCAGCAAGATGCGCGCGAGCTTCTGGGTGATCGGCCCCTTGCTGGCCCGCTGCCACGAAGCGCGGGTTTCACTGCCCGGCGGCTGCGCGATCGGCACGCGCCCCGTGGATTTGTTCCTGTTCGGGCTCAAGCAGCTTGGCGCCAGCATCGATATCGACGACGGCTATGTGGTCGCCCGCGCCCCCAAGGGTGGCCTACGCGGTGCGCATATCGTTTTTCCCAAGGTTTCGGTTGGCGCCACCCACACCATCCTGATGGCAGCCACGCTCGCCAAGGGCACGACGGTGATCGAAAATGCCGCCCAGGAACCCGAGATCACCAATGTCGCCGAGTGCCTCGTCGCCATGGGCGCTGACATCACCGGCATCGGCACCCGCACGCTGACCGTGGTCGGCGTCGACAAACTCCATGGCGCCACCGTGGATGTGATTCCTGACCGAATCGAAACCGGCACCTTTGCCATGGCCACCGCAATGACGGGCGGCGATGTGCTGCTGCGCGGCGCCCGCGCCGAGCACCTGCAGTCAGCCTTGGGCATTCTGGGCCAGACCGGCTCGGAGATCATCATCGAGGACAAGGGCATTCGCGTGCGCCGCAACGGCAACGGCATTCAGCCGGTGGATGTGGAAACCGATCCTTTCCCGGGTTTTCCGACCGATCTGCAGGCCCAGTTCATGGCGCTGATGACCATGTCCACCGGCGTATCCAAGATCCGCGAAACCATCTTTGAAAATCGCTACATGCATGTGGCCGAGCTCGCCCGCTTTGGCGCCGATATCCATGTCGATGGGCAGGTGGCCACCATCACCGGCAAATCCCAGCTCAAGGGTGCCCAGGTCATGGCGACCGATCTGCGCGCTTCGGTGTCGCTGGTGATCGCCGGGCTCGCCGCGCGCGGCGAAACCGTGGTGAACCGCATTTACCATCTGGACCGGGGTTTCGAACGCCTCGAAGACAAGCTCAGCCGCTGCGGCGCCGAGATCGAGCGCATCGCGGGCTAA